In Nicotiana tabacum cultivar K326 chromosome 21, ASM71507v2, whole genome shotgun sequence, one DNA window encodes the following:
- the LOC107800815 gene encoding uncharacterized protein LOC107800815, protein MDNAAILQLGSLKCVAKVLRIVELCFVLLLLLWISTRLPFAVKISGEYFRQLVGVILSPCFIFILCNFIVLTLLLKSGGLFSGDYSSTFRNVDETELYDSFLENSEFSSSFSSEKEDLEIVYEDKRMIFEESSVKNEDSRGSDEETETVKVKAMESKGPIRRTQSENLDRKSVEEISAKFQRSETEKCLKVKNSGEVSPSAETETAYGVDGLSNEEFQKAIEKFIAKQVKFHQQEKLAIVLHSQA, encoded by the coding sequence ATGGATAATGCAGCGATTCTACAACTCGGCAGTCTCAAATGCGTTGCGAAAGTTTTACGCATTGTTGAGTTGTGCTTTGTGCTTCTTCTGTTGTTATGGATTTCAACTCGCTTGCCTTTCGCGGTGAAGATCTCCGGCGAGTATTTCCGTCAACTCGTCGGTGTAATACTTAGTCCTTGCTTCATCTTCATCCTATGCAATTTCATCGTCCTCACTCTCCTCTTGAAGTCCGGCGGCCTCTTCTCCGGCGACTACTCTTCCACATTCCGCAATGTCGATGAAACTGAACTCTACGACTCGTTTCTCGAAAATTCGGAGTTTTCGTCTTCCTTTTCATCCGAAAAGGAAGATCTAGAGATTGTGTACGAAGACAAACGGATGATATTTGAGGAGAGCTCAGTGAAAAATGAGGATTCACGTGGTTCCGACGAAGAAACGGAAACGGTTAAAGTTAAGGCAATGGAATCGAAAGGTCCGATAAGGAGAACGCAGTCGGAGAATCTAGATAGGAAAAGCGTAGAGGAAATTTCCGCGAAGTTTCAGAGATCGGAGACAGAGAAGTGCCTGAAAGttaaaaattccggcgaggtatCGCCGTCGGCGGAAACGGAGACAGCGTATGGAGTTGACGGATTAAGTAATGAGGAGTTTCAGAAGGCTATAGAAAAGT